In Trifolium pratense cultivar HEN17-A07 linkage group LG7, ARS_RC_1.1, whole genome shotgun sequence, a genomic segment contains:
- the LOC123897901 gene encoding xyloglucan 6-xylosyltransferase 2-like encodes MLEKCLGSQRARKFQRFLNHCKVTILCLFLTIIVLRGTIGAGKFGTPEQDFVDIRNRFTSRKLPESSHRILGEIHSTTTSTSSSRSDSSTSSTNNYNAFDINTILVDEEEEDKKRSLNEPYRLGPKISNWDEQRSKWLLENPNFPNFIRPENPRVLLVTGSSPKPCENPVGDHYLLKSIKNKIDYCRLHGIEVFYNMALFDAEMAGFWAKLPLIRKLLLSHPEVEFLWWMDSDAMFTDMAFEVPWERYKDSNLVMHGWNEMVYDQKNWIGLNTGSFLLRNCQWSLDILDAWAPMGPKGKVRDEAGKVLTRELKDRPVFEADDQSAMVYLLAKEKEKWGDKVYLENGYYLHGYWGILVDRYEEMIENYHPGFGDHRWPLVTHFVGCKPCGKFGDYPVERCLKQMDRAFNFGDNQILQIYGFAHKSLVSRRVRRIRNETNNPLEVKDELGLLHPTFKAVEVSSSR; translated from the coding sequence ATGTTAGAAAAATGTTTGGGATCTCAAAGAGCTAGAAAATTTCAGAGATTTCTCAACCATTGTAAGGTTACAATCCTCTGTCTCTTCCTCACCATTATTGTCCTACGTGGCACCATCGGCGCCGGTAAATTCGGTACGCCGGAGCAAGATTTCGTCGACATTCGCAACCGTTTCACCTCTCGTAAGCTACCCGAATCATCTCACCGCATTCTCGGCGAGATtcattcaacaacaacatcaacatcttCTTCTCGTTCAGATAGTTCCACTTCTTCAACAAACAATTACAATGCTTTCGATATCAACACAATATTGGtcgatgaagaagaagaagacaaaaAACGCAGCTTGAATGAGCCTTATCGTTTAGGACCAAAAATTTCGAATTGGGATGAACAGAGATCAAAATGGCTTCTTGAAAACCCCAATTTCCCAAATTTTATTCGACCCGAAAATCCTCGTGTGCTTTTGGTAACTGGGTCATCGCCAAAACCGTGTGAGAATCCGGTTGGTGATCATTACTTGTTGAAGTCGATTAAGAACAAGATTGATTATTGTCGTTTACATGGTATTGAGGTTTTTTACAATATGGCTCTTTTTGATGCTGAAATGGCTGGTTTTTGGGCAAAGCTTCCATTGATTCGTAAGCTTCTTTTGTCACACCCAGAAGTGGAGTTTCTATGGTGGATGGATAGTGATGCTATGTTTACTGATATGGCCTTTGAGGTTCCTTGGGAGAGGTATAAAGATTCTAATTTGGTTATGCATGGTTGGAATGAGATGGTTTATGATCAGAAGAATTGGATTGGGTTGAATACCGGTAGTTTTTTGTTGAGGAATTGTCAATGGTCATTGGATATTCTTGATGCTTGGGCACCAATGGGACCAAAAGGGAAAGTTAGGGATGAAGCGGGGAAAGTCCTTACACGCGAACTCAAAGATAGGCCGGTTTTTGAAGCGGATGATCAATCTGCTATGGTTTATTTGTTGGCTAAGGAGAAGGAAAAATGGGGTGATAAGGTTTATCTTGAGAATGGTTATTACTTGCATGGTTATTGGGGGATTTTGGTCGATAGATATGAGGAAATGATTGAGAATTATCATCCTGGTTTTGGTGATCATAGGTGGCCATTGGTGACTCATTTTGTGGGGTGTAAGCCTTGTGGGAAGTTTGGGGATTATCCTGTTGAGAGATGCTTGAAGCAGATGGACAGAGCTTTCAATTTCGGTGATAATCAGATATTACAGATTTATGGATTCGCACATAAATCATTGGTTAGTAGGAGAGTTAGGAGAATAAGGAATGAGACTAATAATCCTCTTGAGGTTAAAGATGAACTTGGTTTGCTCCATCCAACTTTTAAAGCTGTTGAGGTATCATCTTCTAGGTGA
- the LOC123897903 gene encoding translocator protein homolog, translating to MAAAPSFTTDLKQRIITPDQGQTTTTTTNNKNGSTINSKRDKRTAMAKRGLRSLIIAVSFPLSITLLSIYISTSFTSSNHINLVITSSKKPFWFPPSWALHLMLPASSFLMGLSAWMVWADGGFHRNPTAFLLYLLQLIFTVLWDPFVFGVGATSFGLLICFGIFGSMFGCMRLFEQVNPIASTLIKPCLACIAFLSIVNLKLVFI from the coding sequence ATGGCAGCAGCACCATCTTTCACCACAGACCTCAAACAACGAATCATAACACCTGATCAAggacaaacaacaacaacaaccacaaaCAACAAAAATGGATCAACAATTAACAGCAAAAGAGACAAAAGAACCGCAATGGCAAAACGTGGTCTTAGATCACTCATAATAGCAGTTTCATTCCCTCTCTCAATAACCCTTTTATCCATTTACATATCTACTTCATTCACCTCTTCAAACCACATCAACCTAGTCATAACCAGTTCAAAAAAGCCATTTTGGTTTCCACCTTCCTGGGCTTTACACCTTATGTTACCTGCTTCAAGCTTCTTGATGGGTCTTTCAGCTTGGATGGTGTGGGCTGATGGTGGCTTTCATAGAAATCCAACTGCTTTTTTGCTTTACTTGCTTCAGCTTATCTTTACTGTTCTGTGGGatccttttgtttttggagTTGGAGCAACGAGTTTTGGTTTGTTGATTTGTTTTGGAATTTTTGGGAGTATGTTTGGGTGTATGCGTTTGTTTGAGCAGGTTAATCCTATTGCTAGTACTTTGATTAAGCCTTGTTTGGCTTGTATTGCTTTTCTTTCCATTGTTAATCTGAAGCTAGTTTTTATCTGA